From Streptomyces sp. NBC_00370, a single genomic window includes:
- a CDS encoding GNAT family N-acetyltransferase — protein MSTPLSALPIRPLTMGDLLSCADLAENRGWPREERKWGLLLAAGTGYGIDDPDGKGLAACCVLTSYGPDLAAIGLLLVAEQHARQGLAQRLMAHVREAADGTPLSLYATSLGLPLYEKLGFTTVGRTETLRGQWQSPEATGQVQPVRTRRATGADLPALVRLDTEVFGADRTHLVTRLPAFADQLQVAFDGPRITGYAARWPTSATDVIGPLIAPDTETAKALVAALADGTGRSLRLDVDARHQELLGWLNERGLESVKGCTAMTYGVADLPGDRSRLFVVLNLATG, from the coding sequence ATCTCCTGTCATGTGCCGATCTCGCCGAGAACCGGGGGTGGCCGCGCGAGGAACGCAAATGGGGGCTCCTGCTCGCTGCGGGGACGGGATACGGCATCGACGATCCCGATGGCAAGGGCCTCGCAGCCTGCTGCGTGCTGACGTCCTACGGACCGGATCTCGCCGCGATCGGCCTGCTGCTCGTCGCCGAACAGCACGCGCGTCAGGGGCTGGCACAGCGGCTGATGGCGCACGTACGGGAAGCGGCCGACGGGACCCCGCTCTCCCTGTACGCCACCAGTCTCGGTCTGCCGCTCTACGAGAAGCTTGGCTTCACCACTGTCGGCCGCACGGAGACGCTGCGGGGCCAGTGGCAGTCCCCTGAGGCGACCGGACAGGTCCAGCCCGTACGGACCCGCCGGGCCACCGGCGCCGACCTGCCGGCGCTCGTCCGGCTGGACACCGAGGTGTTCGGCGCCGACCGGACCCATCTCGTCACCCGGCTGCCCGCCTTCGCCGACCAGCTCCAGGTGGCGTTCGACGGCCCCAGGATCACCGGATACGCGGCCCGCTGGCCCACCTCGGCCACGGATGTCATCGGCCCGCTGATCGCCCCGGACACCGAAACAGCGAAGGCGCTCGTCGCCGCGCTCGCCGACGGTACGGGCCGCTCGCTCCGTCTGGACGTCGACGCCCGTCACCAGGAACTGCTGGGCTGGCTCAACGAGCGTGGCCTGGAGAGCGTCAAAGGCTGTACCGCCATGACCTACGGTGTCGCGGACCTGCCGGGCGACCGGAGCCGGCTGTTCGTGGTCCTGAACCTGGCCACGGGATAA